Proteins encoded by one window of Cyclobacteriaceae bacterium:
- a CDS encoding DinB family protein: MKTSPDFNTLPPFYRNYVSFVEQQELLPALKASAEAAQNLIKGIPEERGVYRYADGKWSIKELICHMMDAERIFAYRALRFARNDHTPLAGFEENDYAPQANAHARTLEQLAREMQNLRATTIDLFASFTPEMLQRTGTANNSLISVVNIGYIIAGHEAHHCSILKQRYLNPA; this comes from the coding sequence ATGAAAACCTCACCCGATTTTAATACCCTTCCACCCTTTTATAGAAACTATGTTTCGTTTGTGGAGCAACAAGAGCTGTTGCCTGCATTGAAGGCTTCTGCCGAAGCTGCTCAAAACCTGATTAAGGGAATTCCTGAAGAGCGGGGAGTGTATCGTTATGCCGATGGGAAATGGAGCATCAAGGAATTAATCTGCCATATGATGGATGCCGAACGGATTTTTGCCTATCGGGCACTAAGGTTTGCCCGCAATGACCATACTCCGTTGGCAGGATTTGAAGAGAATGACTATGCACCGCAAGCTAATGCGCATGCCCGTACGCTGGAGCAGCTTGCTCGCGAAATGCAAAACCTAAGGGCAACAACAATCGACTTATTCGCCAGCTTCACTCCGGAAATGTTGCAGCGCACCGGCACAGCCAACAATAGCCTGATTTCGGTTGTCAACATCGGCTACATCATAGCCGGACATGAAGCACACCATTGTTCCATTTTAAAACAACGCTATCTTAATCCTGCATGA